Proteins from a genomic interval of Oncorhynchus nerka isolate Pitt River linkage group LG13, Oner_Uvic_2.0, whole genome shotgun sequence:
- the LOC115140060 gene encoding translation initiation factor eIF2B subunit alpha-like, with product MDKDELVEYFRTQVRQDPEVPSAVAAIRTLLEFLKRDQSETILGLRENLTQTIRRLEEADSSVAVSSGGELFLRFISLTSLEHPDLSQCKKVMVERGELFLKKISLSRSKVAKLCHTFIKDGAKILTHSSSRVVLKVLESAAADKKRFTVYVTESQPDSAGRQMADKLQNLNIPVTVVLDAAVGYIMEKVDLVIVGAEGVVESGGIINKIGTYQLAVCSKAHNKPFYVVAESFKFVRLYPLNQQDVPERFKYKADTLKAVEDLAEEHPMIDYTPPSLITLLFTDLGVLTPSAVSDELIKLYL from the exons ATGGACAAAGATG AGCTGGTGGAGTACTTCAGGACACAAGTGAGACAGGACCCTGAGGTTCCCTCTGCTGTGGCAGCTATCCGCACTCTCCTGGAGTTCCTCAAAAGAGACCAAA GTGAGACCATCCTGGGCTTGAGAGAGAACCTGACCCAGACCATCAGGCGTCTGGAGGAGGCTGACTCCTCTGTGGCTGTCTCGTCTGGTGGCGAACTGTTCCTCCGCTTCATCAGCCTCACATCGCTGGAGCACCCT GATCTCTCTCAATGCAAGAAAGtgatggtggagagaggagagctctTTCTTAAGAAAATCTCCCTTTCTAGGAGTAAAGTAGCAAAACTCTGCCATACCTTTATCAAGGATGGTGCT AAAATACTGACACACTCCTCCTCCCGGGTGGTTCTTAAGGTACTGGAGAGTGCAGCAGCTGACAAGAAACGCTTCACGGTCTATGTCACTGAGTCACAACCAGACTCTGCAGG ACGACAAATGGCTGACAAATTACAGAATCTAAACATTCCGGTCACAGTGGTTCTTGATGCTGCAGTGGG GTATATCATGGAAAAGGTGGACCTGGTGATTGTGGGTGCAGAGGGAGTGGTGGAAAGTGGTGGTATTATCAACAAG ATTGGCACCTATCAACTGGCTGTGTGCTCAAAGGCTCACAACAAGCCTTTCTACGTTGTGGCAGAAAGCTTCAAATTCGTCCGACTCTACCCTCTAAATCAGCAAGATGTCCCAGAACGATTTAAG TATAAAGCAGACACACTAAAGGCAGTGGAAGACCTAGCAGAAGAACACCCCATGATTGACTACACACCACCATCGCTGATTACACTTCTTTTCACAGACTTGGGGGTCCTCACTCCTTCAGCAGTCAGTGATGAACTTATTAAGCTGTACTTGTAA
- the LOC135574732 gene encoding putative nuclease HARBI1, translated as MSSSPSLATEDSVTSKRSSIGLQMVCNADCVISNVVAKWPGSVHDSRIFRASEIYQCLSQGEFSGVLLGDRGYGCQPFLLTPFTDPQEAQQAYNHAHARTRARVEMTFGLLKARFHCLHKLRVSPVRACDITVACAVLHNVACLRKERAPRVPPAMDWDNPAIFPDDDSGRLLRDQYVLNYFS; from the exons atgtcttcatctccttccctggccacagaagactctgtgacatcaaagaggagttctataggattgcag atggtctgcaatgctgactgtgtgatcagcaatgttgtggcaaaatggcctggctcagtccatgactccagaatctttcgggcctctgaaatctatcagtgcctatcacaag gtgaattctctggtgtgttgctgggagacagggggtatggctgccagccttttctcctgacacctttcacagacccccaggaagcacagcaggcctacaaccatgcccatgccaggaccagggccagagttgaaatgacctttggcctcctgaaggcacgctttcactgccttcacaaattaagggtcagccctgttagggcatgtgatattactgtggcttgtgctgtcctccacaatgtggcctgcctgaggaaggagagggcccccagagtgccaccagccatggactgggacaatccggcaatcttccctgatgacgacagtggtcggctgctgagggaccaatatgtgttgaattattttagttag